The Pseudogulbenkiania sp. MAI-1 sequence CCGCGACCTGCACCGCAAGTTTCCTGCGCTGGAAGGCATCCAGATCGACTACTCCTGGTGGGGTTGGGTCGACGTCAGCCACGACATGATGCCGCGCATCTACCAGCCGGACCCGAAGCAGACGATCTACTACGCCCTCGGCTACGGTGGCAACGGCGTCATGTACTCGGCGCAAGCCGGCCGCCGCCTGGCCGCCAGCATCGCTGGCAAGGGCACCCCGGACCTGCCGATCTTCCGCTCCAAGCTGCCGTTCCCGAACGTGCGCGAGGTGGTGGAATCGGAGCTGTTCGCCCCCTTCCGCCGCTTCGGCCAATGGTGGCTGTATCGCTGGTATCACCTCAAGGACGAAGTCATCTAGGCGCCCATTCGCCGATCGCCCGGCCCCCTGCCGGGCGCCTGACCGCCGCGCACGGCTCACGCGAGACGTGCCGCCCAGTAAAGAAAGGAGTACGCCCCACGGCGGCATCGAGCCGACTCGATGCCCGATAGACACCGTCAGATCGGCCTTACTGAATCGCCCTATTACAATCCATGCGGCGTATAAATGCCGGCAAATTAATAATTTCTTATTACGATGGAGAAAGTCATGTACGGAGCACGCAGTTTCAAGAAGGTTCTCAAGTTGTCGGTAGCCCTGCTGGCGCTCGGCGCCGGCGGCATGGCACACGCAGAGCAGAAGGAAGTCACCATCGCCTACCAGCAGACCGCCGGTCCGTTGCTGACCGTGATCGCTGATGGTTCGGCCGAAAAGGCCACCGGCTACAAGATCAACTGGCGCCAGTTCGAATCGGGCGCCAAGGTCGCTACCGCCATGGCTTCGGGTGACGTGCAGATCGGCGTGATCGGTTCCAGCCCGCTCGCCGCCGCCGTGAGCCGCGGCCTGCCGCTGCAACTGTTCTGGATTCTCGACGACATCAACGAAGCCGAAGCCATGGTGGTACGCAACGGTTCCGGCATCACCAAGCCGGCCGACCTCAAGGGCAAGAAATTCGGCGTGCCCTTCGTCTCCACCACCCACTTCCACACCATGTTCGCGCTGAAGCTCTGGGGCATCAAACCAAGCGAACTGGAAATCCTCAACATGCAGCCCAACCAGATCGCCGCGGCGTGGGAGCGCGGCGACATCGACGCGGCCTATGTCTGGGACCCGGCCCTGGCGCGCATAAAGCAGAACGGCAAGGTGCTGATCAACTCGGGCGAGCTGTCCAGGAAGGGCAAGGCCACCTTCGACGGCATGGCGGTGAGCCGCGCCTGGGCCGACGCCAACCCGGCTTTCATGGCGAGCTTTACCAAGGCCATCGCCAACGCCGATGCCGCCTATCGCGCCAACCCGCAAGCCTGGGGCGCAGATTCGGCCCAGGCCAAGACCATGGCCAAGATGCTGGGCAGCACGGCCAAAGAAGCCGCCGACGCGGTCAAGCTCTACGCCTACCCGACTCTCCAGCAACAGATCTCCCCCACCTGGCTCGGTGGCGGCAAGACCGGCGGTGCCGTCAAGGCTCTCAAGGCGACGGCTGAATTCCTCAAGGAGCAGAAGCGCATCGACGCGCTGGCCCCGGACTACAGCGCCTTCGTCACGTCGAAGTACGCCGAAGCCGCACTCAAGCAAAAACAATAAGCGCCCGGCAGGGGACGCCCGGCCGGGACACCGTACCGGCCCGGGCAACGTCCCAAAGGACCGAATCTGATCTGAGGAGAACTCTCATGCAAGAGCTTAAAGTCAGCAATGTCAGCGTGCGCTACCCGGGCCGTCGCCCGGGCGAGCAGGTCCATGCGCTCGACAACATCAACCTCTCCATCAAGAGCGGCGACTTCGTGGTAGCACTGGGCGCATCCGGTTGCGGCAAGACCACCTTGCTGAGCCTGATGGCGGGCTTCATCTCCCCCACCGAAGGCAGCATCACGCTGGGCGGCAACAAGGTCATGG is a genomic window containing:
- the tauA gene encoding taurine ABC transporter substrate-binding protein, which translates into the protein MYGARSFKKVLKLSVALLALGAGGMAHAEQKEVTIAYQQTAGPLLTVIADGSAEKATGYKINWRQFESGAKVATAMASGDVQIGVIGSSPLAAAVSRGLPLQLFWILDDINEAEAMVVRNGSGITKPADLKGKKFGVPFVSTTHFHTMFALKLWGIKPSELEILNMQPNQIAAAWERGDIDAAYVWDPALARIKQNGKVLINSGELSRKGKATFDGMAVSRAWADANPAFMASFTKAIANADAAYRANPQAWGADSAQAKTMAKMLGSTAKEAADAVKLYAYPTLQQQISPTWLGGGKTGGAVKALKATAEFLKEQKRIDALAPDYSAFVTSKYAEAALKQKQ